The Caldicellulosiruptor changbaiensis genome has a segment encoding these proteins:
- a CDS encoding sugar ABC transporter ATP-binding protein, with the protein MAKTEYILEMNGITKEFPGVKALDNVTVKIKKGTVHALLGENGAGKSTLMKCLFGIYKPDSGEIILDDQHVHIQSPIDAIKLGISMIHQELQPVPQRNVMENIWLGRFPHINAGPFRFVDHKKMYEDTKALLQRLEIDVDPKAIVGQLSVSKIQLIEIAKAVSYNSKVIVMDEPTSSLTENEVEHLFRIIKDLKSKGVSIIYISHKLEEIFEIADEVTIMRDGKVVGSWNISELTPDMMIANMVGRQMSDRFPQKTNKPSEVILRVENLTSVHPKSFKNVSFELRKGEILGIGGLVGSQRTELIEAIFGLRSIKEGKIYIKGKEVVIKSPQDAIKNKIALLTEDRKLTGIVPELNILENTTLASLRKYLNDFRLLNDKRRVMDTENFIKVLKIKTPSYKTQIKNLSGGNQQKVLIARWLLTEPEILLLDEPTRGIDVGAKYEIYNLINQLATEGKSIIMISSEMPELLGMSDRILVMCEGRVSGILERKDATEEEIMRLATRFSA; encoded by the coding sequence TTCATGCGCTTTTGGGCGAAAATGGTGCGGGGAAGTCCACATTGATGAAGTGCCTATTTGGAATTTACAAGCCTGACAGTGGTGAGATCATATTAGATGATCAGCATGTTCACATTCAAAGTCCGATTGACGCTATAAAGCTTGGGATTTCAATGATCCACCAAGAACTTCAGCCAGTTCCTCAGCGAAATGTGATGGAGAACATCTGGCTTGGCAGATTTCCTCACATAAATGCAGGACCTTTTAGGTTTGTTGACCACAAGAAGATGTACGAAGACACAAAAGCACTTTTGCAAAGACTTGAGATAGATGTTGACCCAAAGGCAATTGTGGGCCAGCTTTCTGTTTCTAAAATTCAGCTTATTGAGATTGCAAAGGCTGTATCTTACAACTCAAAAGTTATTGTCATGGATGAGCCAACATCTTCCTTGACAGAAAACGAGGTTGAGCATCTTTTTAGGATAATAAAAGACCTAAAATCAAAAGGTGTTTCAATCATATATATCTCTCACAAGCTTGAAGAGATATTTGAGATAGCAGATGAAGTGACAATCATGCGAGATGGTAAAGTGGTTGGTTCGTGGAATATATCAGAGCTCACACCTGATATGATGATTGCAAACATGGTTGGACGCCAGATGTCAGACAGGTTCCCACAAAAGACAAACAAGCCCTCAGAGGTTATTTTGAGGGTTGAAAATTTGACATCTGTTCATCCAAAGTCGTTTAAGAATGTTTCATTTGAACTGAGAAAAGGCGAAATTTTAGGGATTGGCGGACTTGTTGGGTCTCAGAGAACAGAGCTGATTGAAGCTATATTTGGGCTAAGAAGCATTAAAGAAGGGAAGATATACATAAAAGGAAAGGAAGTTGTTATAAAAAGCCCCCAGGATGCAATCAAAAACAAGATTGCACTTTTAACAGAAGATAGAAAGCTCACAGGAATTGTTCCAGAACTTAACATCTTAGAAAATACAACATTGGCAAGTCTCAGGAAATATCTAAATGATTTTAGACTTTTGAATGACAAGAGAAGAGTGATGGACACCGAAAACTTTATTAAGGTTTTGAAAATAAAAACACCTTCATATAAAACACAGATAAAGAATCTCTCTGGTGGAAACCAACAAAAAGTATTAATTGCACGCTGGCTTTTGACAGAACCAGAAATTCTTCTTTTAGATGAGCCAACAAGGGGAATTGACGTTGGTGCAAAGTATGAAATTTACAATCTCATAAATCAACTTGCAACAGAAGGAAAAAGCATTATCATGATTTCTTCTGAGATGCCAGAACTTTTAGGAATGTCTGACAGAATCCTTGTCATGTGTGAAGGTAGAGTTTCTGGTATCTTGGAGCGAAAAGATGCAACAGAAGAAGAAATCATGCGACTTGCAACAAGATTCTCAGCTTAA